A genome region from Brevibacillus laterosporus includes the following:
- a CDS encoding transposase, with amino-acid sequence MQALTVKIRIFPDQPAILRQLGNEYIRVVNQLTKRAEQLGAFPKMTTKDVETILPSAVCNQAIRDAKSVFSKIKKLGVRPILKKSVYFVNNQNYTVSENTVAFPIVVDKKTKKTAFRATATSRDMELLRKAKLGLLRIVEKSGKWYAQISVEVPTSVTNNENIMGIDLGLKVPAVSVTSTGKTRFFGNGRQNKYIRRKHQQRRRTLGKLKKLSAIRKLGNKEQRWIKDQNHKISRQIVDTAIQEGVSIIKLERLENIRKTARTSRKNAKNLHSWTFYQLQQFISYKANIVGIKVVEVNPAYTSQSCPTCAKKNKVKDRRYECSCGFNAHRDQVGAINIMNQPVADGNSLSA; translated from the coding sequence ATGCAAGCTTTAACCGTTAAGATACGCATATTTCCTGATCAACCAGCCATTCTACGTCAATTAGGAAATGAGTACATTCGGGTAGTCAATCAACTAACCAAACGGGCTGAACAACTAGGGGCATTTCCGAAAATGACTACAAAAGATGTAGAAACAATTCTTCCGTCTGCCGTTTGTAATCAAGCGATTCGTGATGCCAAAAGTGTTTTCAGTAAAATCAAGAAACTTGGTGTTCGTCCAATTCTTAAAAAATCTGTATATTTCGTTAACAATCAAAACTACACGGTATCCGAAAATACAGTTGCTTTCCCTATCGTTGTAGATAAAAAGACGAAGAAAACAGCGTTTCGTGCTACAGCGACTAGCAGAGATATGGAACTGTTAAGAAAAGCCAAACTTGGATTGCTGCGTATCGTCGAAAAGTCAGGGAAATGGTACGCTCAAATTTCGGTAGAAGTACCTACAAGCGTAACAAACAACGAAAACATCATGGGTATTGATCTTGGTTTGAAAGTTCCTGCTGTTTCTGTCACTTCTACAGGTAAAACCCGATTCTTTGGAAACGGCAGACAAAACAAGTACATACGAAGAAAGCACCAACAACGTAGACGTACATTAGGTAAACTCAAAAAATTGTCTGCCATTCGTAAGCTCGGTAATAAAGAGCAACGTTGGATAAAAGATCAAAACCATAAGATTAGTCGGCAAATTGTCGATACAGCCATTCAGGAAGGTGTGTCAATAATCAAGCTTGAACGACTAGAGAATATTCGCAAGACGGCAAGAACAAGCCGCAAAAACGCAAAGAATCTGCATAGTTGGACTTTTTATCAGCTTCAACAATTCATCTCCTACAAAGCAAATATTGTCGGCATAAAGGTTGTGGAGGTAAATCCTGCCTACACTTCTCAATCTTGTCCTACCTGTGCAAAGAAGAACAAAGTGAAAGATAGAAGGTACGAATGTTCATGCGGATTCAACGCTCATCGTGATCAGGTTGGAGCGATCAATATCATGAATCAACCTGTGGCAGATGGTAACAGTCTGTCAGCCTAA
- the tnpA gene encoding IS200/IS605 family transposase produces MGQEYRRTTTTVSFINYHFVFCPRYRRKVLVKQVEIRFKELLAEICHQNSWLIVAMEVMPDHVHLFLNCLPTDSPSDVMAKVKGVTSRIVRQEFEHLAHLPSLWTRSFFVSTAGNVSSETVKRYVEEQKKRG; encoded by the coding sequence ATGGGACAAGAATATAGACGTACAACTACAACAGTATCTTTCATTAACTATCATTTTGTTTTCTGCCCTCGTTATCGAAGAAAAGTGTTAGTAAAACAAGTGGAAATTCGATTCAAGGAGTTATTGGCTGAAATATGCCATCAGAATAGCTGGCTTATTGTGGCAATGGAGGTTATGCCCGATCATGTCCATCTGTTCCTGAACTGTCTTCCCACCGATTCTCCATCAGACGTAATGGCAAAAGTGAAGGGAGTGACCTCTCGAATAGTAAGGCAGGAGTTTGAGCATCTTGCTCATTTGCCTAGTCTGTGGACACGTTCTTTTTTCGTTAGTACAGCAGGAAACGTATCAAGCGAAACAGTAAAGCGTTATGTTGAAGAACAAAAGAAAAGGGGGTGA